attttcaaagcTAAATAGGAGCTCCCACACCAGTATGCATCCTGCTTACTATTAAATTACAATTTTCCATGACATGACCAATGGACTTTGCAAGGTTTAGCATAAGGCAGCAAATAAGCACAAAAGCGAGTGGATTATTCGTCTGGCACTGGCAGAGATGCACAAAAGAGCTATGCGTAATTACCTTCACCTATAAAGCAGACAGGTGTAAATTCAGACCAAGGCTGAACAAGACCACGTCagttccagctgctctgcttgcaaTCTGACATCAAAAAAAGGAGAGATCCCACAGCACATCACATTCACTTCTTATGGAGCAGCCCAGCTCTTGAACTACCTACTCCCTGCATGGGCAGAAAGAGAAAGTTTCAAAGCACATTGAAGGGCAGTAGTCTCAgtgttttatcttttgttttccaaggtCAACTTCCTGTAACTGTTTGGCAGCACcagaacaaacaaattaaacaggCAAAGTTACATTCAATAGAAAACTTTCTCCCAGGAAATGGGATACAGAAAATAGCAAAACTTTATAGCACACAAAATACTGTACATATTTCCCTTCTCcttgctgcagccctgtgctttcAGGAGACACCAGCAAAACCTGCACCTTGttatttaaactgaaacaaTGCAACAAAACAACTAGACATATTAGAGAACTCGGCGTGCTCTAGGAGGATGGATTTACGTTCAGTTAAGTAAACAACGATGAGTTcggaaggaagaggaagcagcTCTGAACTGCTTTTCCAAGTGCAGAAAGATTTAGGCAAGGAACTGCCTAGCGTAGGTTCACAGTTCAAATGCAGGGAACCTGGCCTTGGTCGGCACCAGCAGGTCAGCAAGAAAGTAAATTGTTCCAGCCATCCCTGAGAAcgagaaaaaataaagtgcttcAGAGAGATTCCATCTGGGCATCAAAGTTAGCAGTTGTTCAAGGAGAGAATTCGTCATGAAGacacaaagcaggaaaatgtaTTCAGAAGGAGCTACATCATGTCCAAGGTCTGAGCCTACACTTCCCAAGCAGCTCAGGTTCTGCAGTGCGGAGAGCATTTTGAAATTCGTCATGTGTTGGAGAAGCACCTGGGAAGGTATGGCAAATTTCCCCACTCCCATcccccttccttctgcttcaccTGTCTATGGGCTTAAGAATCTGAATATCTTTGCAAAACTTGAGATCCTGTTGTGTTGGCTCAGACCCTCACTATGTGTCTGGCTCTTGCTCTTTGATGCGCCCCAAAGCTAGGGAGATTTATATTAACTGAGGAACCAGTTCTTTCAGCCATACCTGCTAATGGCAGATTTTGGGGGAAGTCAATGAACAATACAAAAGTGACCCTGCTTGCTCTTCATTCATCTTTGGAATGGAATTGGAAAGCCTACGCAGGATTTTAATCCTTAGAAACACATAGAGACTGAAGAGCCAGGCTGCAAATTGCCTGAAGGCAGACTTTGGCCCGTACCCACTAAAGTCATTCCCTTAAGGTGTGTGCAGAATCTGTGCTGAAGGCCCAAGAGGACAATATGCTCCAAGAGGAGCCACTGGCCTGTTACAGGAACACTACTTCTGGGGAAGGGTCAAAACAGCAAATGCTATTTCCCTCTCATTCTTTATGCTGAGTTTTGCCAAGAGTTCAGCAGAACATTTTCCTCAGTGCTGAACTGACTCATTCCCAGGAGCAGAACACATGCTGAGGAATGGAGGTTTACCTTCAAAGAGAGAGAACGGTGTGTCTGGAGTCCGACAGCCGTGCTGACCGTAGCTTAAACACCACTCTGCAAACtatgaaaaaaaggaacagcGTTCAGATATCATTCGAGATGCATGGTGAGATAATTACCACCTTCACCCTCACATTATCCCTTTGCAGAGCAAGACTGCAAAATATTCCTTCTATGTAGGCTGTCATGCAGCAACTACCCTGCTCAGGGACTGTGCTAGTGGAGCTGGTTAGAACCAGCTCCCTCTTTACCACGCTAGAAATTAGGTTTCAAGGGAAGAAGCTGCAATGTAAAAAGGCAGAAGCAAATaatcctctccctcctctcgCACAGGCTCTCACCTTGCAGGCCCGGTACAGGTATTTCATGTTCTGAGTGAGGTTGTACAGTGCTAGGAAAGCATAGGCGTTGCCAGCAGTCCCGTGGCAGAGCCCGTAGCCTTTCTTCAATAACCCGTACTGCCAGATCACttctgcacactgcagagcatCATTTAGGTACTGCTGTTCCCCAAACACCTGGAGAGACAAGAAACATTCCCCTACGATGAAGTCATTTCCTTGCACAGGGCGCATCCCTGTGTGAGGGGGGGAGGCCTGTGTTAATTAGCTACATAAGCACATTTAGGGGTCCCCAAAGGATATCTGCAAGATTTCTGGTACCTTGTAAGCCTGGAGAAGCATGTAGATAACGCCTGGTGCCCCGTGGCACCAGTGGACAAGTAGGTCTCTGGTGTCATCGATGCAGGGAGGGTAATTGCCTGATGGGAATTTGAGCTGGCAGACGTAGTCCACACTGGGTCTGACTGTGTTGTGCAGCTTTACTTGGCTCACTCCGAGGCCAGGCTAAGAGACACAAAGTGTTAATAACAGGAGAGTTACCACTGTGTCTCTCCCTAACGGACCCAAGGTctgtctgaaagaaacaaagccagtTATAATCACATCTGTTCTTGCTCCTTGTAAATGAAGTTGTTTCTTTGGCCCAGTCTTTCACGACCCAAATACCTGATAGACCTCAGCCTGCTCTGTCAGCAGCGACTCATTTCCAGTCATACTCTTGCATCcctaaaaacaaaagcttcccCAAGTGTGTCACACAGCCCTCTAAGCAAGAGAAGTAGTCCTTTCCTGGAACTAGGTAGACATGGTTTCACGTAACCGGCTTTGGAGTAAAAAGGTAAACTGCATAAAAACAGCGTTAGGGATGAATTTCAGGAATGATTCCTAgcacccagagcacagcagctgtgagctgctcaTCCAGCCCAACTGCCTGTGATGCTGCCTTTTCATGGATGTTTCTGGGTAACTGCAAGGGGGTAACTTCACCACTGACCTCAGGATGGAAGCAAGGAAGGGCCTTCAGCTTCCTCTCCAAATGATGCTGCCCCACAGGGGATCTGCACTGGTCTGACCTCCTGCAGCAGACTGCAGTGAGACTTTAATCTAGGGATCACGCTGTTCCCAAGATGGTGATAACTTGAAAATTAAGAATCAATACTTCTGCTATAAAACCACTGGAGACCATAAGTCCAACATCCTCCTCTCTGCATTCCCATCGTCTGCTTCTCCCACGGGTTTTTGTGTGTTATGCTTGGCTGGTCCAGGCTCCTTGTGTTTCATACAGCAGAGAAGCGTGAAGCCTACGTAGCATTTTATGGGAGACAgacttcctgaagggaagcCAAGTGCTTGAAACCTGGCGGTCTTCCACTTGCTGTGAGTAGCCTAatatcaaacaaaaaaccataCTTCTATAAGCCTTACTATATTCAAACCATTTGGTGGGCACTCtaactgctttgaaaaagcaGTGTTGTTTATTGCTGTTATTACAAAGCTTAAATATTGCagttttatgcaaaaaaaatgaTCCACGTGGGAATTTTCACCCTGATTTCATAGCGAGGGCAGGGAAGATTCCCAGAACAGCAATGAGTTGTGAGAAACTGTAAGAAAGACCACGTCAAAGTAAAGAGGCACCGCAGCTCCAACCTCTTGCCTTGCTCTGCCAATTCAGGTGCTACAGAACTCAGCTGCTTAATAAAAGTAGTCCTGCTGCTCTAACACTGAGATAGAAGCTCTGATTCTGGGAGACATTTCCAACTTTCCTACTACATCTATGATCTCTTTCAGCACGCTTTTCTTACAGCGATTTTCACTCTGTAATGATCTGAGACTGCTCCAAGTCACCGCCTcctaaaaatacataaatccAAGAAACCCAAAGATGTCAACAAATGGCAATACTTTATAAACAACTAAAAGATAGGGAAGCTTAGATCCTGCTGATCCGCAGGCCTTCATTACATGAAACTGCTTGTATAACGTAGATCCTCCAAATGTCCATGGAGATGGAAAATCCAAACTCAtagacatgaagaaaaacatcagaagtgGAGATGTGTGATCAAACAGGAGAGTGCCTCAGATAAGAGGTTTTGCCTGGCTTGATGTCACCATGAAGCTATTCAGATACTCCTTATCAttcaaagaaatgagaaacaggtGCTGTCAGCCCCTCCCCTCTAGGTGCCTCTTACCTGCATGAGATAGTAATAAATCCCAgccaagccatgggctgccccTACATAGTACTCCTGGTACCACTCATACATCAGTGGGCTCTTGGTTGCAAAGTTCCTCCTTTTGGCCAGGCTCTCTCCTGAGGCTACAACTGCTTCACAGACCTGTGGATGAGAACAGATGCAGGTGAGGAAAGTACTATAATCTTACACCTAGCACAGCAGATAACAACAGATTTTCTATTTCAGGTTAATCTCCCATGTAAGGTGAtgagtgctgctggaggggTGAAAGAGATGCCAATTCAGTGCTGTCTGGGCATCTATGTGGATTTCAGGGATGGGGTGAGAGGGGCATGTAGCGCTTTCTCTTCCCAAGAGGATGAGCAGCAGGGAAACCACGGTGTGGATTCTCATTTGTTGCCAGAGTTTTCTACATCTAGCACTGATTTATACCTGCTTAAAGGTAAGTGGAATGGGAAGAGACAGCTAATAAATCATCAGGTGGCTAATTCCGCCTCCGCTGTTGAGAAGCCACAGTACCTGCTGAATGTGACTTTGAGGGATCTTTTCCTCTCCGAAGTGCTTGTTCACAAACAGCAGTGCATACAGATACCCCATGCGCCCATACAGCAGCTCATCTGGCACTCGTGGATCAACCTTGTGTAGGTGGAGCagactagaaagaaaaaaacatacgAGGGAGATCAGAGGACAGTCAAAGGCACGTAAACAAGCAGTGGGACTGGAGATCTAAAACAGCCTTTATTCCGTAGTGCTGCCTTATGCCCTAAGTGATGCCATGAAAGTTCCTGTCTCAGCTTTCTTGTTACACAAGGTACAAAatccctccttcccctttgctttttccttggCTTATCACTTTACTTTGTTCAGTGTTTCACACTGTAGCCATACTACATGTATATACTATCTCAGAGCACTAGCTCTGGGAAAGCTACTTGTGGGGAAGTCTGGCCTACAGGAGACAATCACCATTACTTTCCCATGAGGCCACAGGAAGTGCAGACCTTTTCCAAAAATGGCTGCTTTCAAATTGAAGTATCTGCCTAATTTGGCTGCTCAAGGAATGCCAGAAAGTCAAGCCAGTGCTGTGAGCACGTGGAAAAACCTCAACCTGTATTCTTACAAGTCCTGATAGCAAAGCTCATTTCATTCCATGCCTACAAGGTATACAGAGCAATGCTGTCAGTAAAAGAGGTGCTTGCATGAGATAGAAATCTGGGTAAGAGCTGTGGAGTGAGTTATGCAATAGTGAGGACAGTGTGTGCAGCATGAACACTATGGGCTGTCTGTGAGGCAGCCCCACAGTGACGGCTGCTTGGTTGGCACCAGCCTTTGGCCCATAAGTGCACAGCAAAAGCTCTGCTGGAGTCAGAAACGTTGTGTGCCATTTTTCCTGACTATTTCCCTGTTGCAAATTTGGTGATATTCCTGTTGTTCTAATGGGGATTGAGTGCTGTGCACACTGGCACGTTACAGTTCAGTTCACTCTCAATGCAGGTTTCTTGTTTTGCctctccccacagcagcaccaaggCTGGATGCCCTTCCATGAGCAGCAGGTAGAGATGTGAGTGgctctgtctttatttttccattcctc
This genomic window from Coturnix japonica isolate 7356 chromosome 7, Coturnix japonica 2.1, whole genome shotgun sequence contains:
- the LANCL1 gene encoding glutathione S-transferase LANCL1; amino-acid sequence: MMAQRALPNPYADYDKSLGTAYFDASGRLTPEFTQRLNNKIRELLQQMERGLKAADPQDCTAYTGWAGIAVLYLHLHDVYGDPAYLHVAHEYVKKSLSCLTRRSITFLCGDAGPLAVAAVIYHKLQNHKQSEDCITRLLHLHKVDPRVPDELLYGRMGYLYALLFVNKHFGEEKIPQSHIQQVCEAVVASGESLAKRRNFATKSPLMYEWYQEYYVGAAHGLAGIYYYLMQPGLGVSQVKLHNTVRPSVDYVCQLKFPSGNYPPCIDDTRDLLVHWCHGAPGVIYMLLQAYKVFGEQQYLNDALQCAEVIWQYGLLKKGYGLCHGTAGNAYAFLALYNLTQNMKYLYRACKFAEWCLSYGQHGCRTPDTPFSLFEGMAGTIYFLADLLVPTKARFPAFEL